TAGTGATTCAGATGCATCGAAAACTAATGGTATAACGCATACTTCTGGCTGCGAAAATCAGACTCCTCTCCTAGCCGCTAATTGATAAATCGATCCTAGTGAAGTAATCATTTTAGCAATCATTGATTATGACTAAGATTTCTTAATCGATTTTGCAAAGAAAGTGGGAAGTAACCCAAGAAATTACCAAAATGTGCTTGAAGAAGAATTCGGATATCGTTAAATACCGACCTCGAACTGAATAGAACCTGATTACTAAGCTATTGGATCATCTTCGGTTCCCACAGTTACAATAGCTTTACCCAAGTCCTTGGCAAGGAAAGTAAAGAATACCCGACCTTTTAGCCGGGCAATTCAAACTAACCCAAGAAAACTGAATATTAGGAAGACCGAAATCCCGGGTACTTTTCTTGTATTTGCACTTCACTCTTCTATTTACCCTTCTCTTCCCTGAACAATTCCAGTACCCTTTCCACTTCACTCTCCCTATGATAGAAGAATACCGGTTTACCCAGCTCAGCCTTACAGGTGTGCCAGCCTTTTGCGTAGTCCTTGTTGTCCTGGAAGCCGGTGAAAGAATCATCGGGAAGATAGACTTTCACTGTTTTTCTACCTTTCTTCAACACGGGGGCTACCAATATGTCCCTGCCATAGAGGAACTGTGAGCGCATCGGCTTGAGCTCTGGATAATGGATACCCATTTCCCTGATAAACGGCAAACCAGTGTTCTGGTATTCCTCTTCCATTGCCTGCAGATAGGGGTGTAAAACATCGTGCAGACATACAAGGTCCCCTATTGTCTTGACCAGAGCGGGGTCATCGTAGTACTGGGCATTGCGCTCTAGCTTGTTTCCCTCATGGCTTCGCATGAAGGGCGAGAAGACGGCAAGCTCTGCCCACCTGATGGCAAGGTCCCTGCTCCGTTTCACCCAGCCTAAGGTGGTGTAACCACCCATATCCGAATGCCAGTAGGGAAGAGCGCAGAGCCCCAGGCTCAAGGATGCAGGCACTACACTCTCCAAGCCATCATCCTTGTCATAGGAGACCATCTGGTCCCCTGCCCAGCACATGTCCATGGTTTTCCCACTATCCAGATATCCGCTTCTGCTGAAAAAGAAACACTGCTCGCTTACCCCTGCTTCCTCAATCGCTTCCCTGTTCACCTCAGACCAGAGAACGGGAAAGAGGTTGTGAGTGGTCTCTGCATCACTCTTGTCAAAGAGCACGCTGTCAGTTGGCAGAAACTCCCCGAAGTCTGCCATCCACCCCGAAAGCCCTATAGCAATCATATTCTTCTTGATAACCGTCTTTATCCAAGAGCGTGCCTCAGGGTTTGTCAAATCGATGATCGCGGCATCGAAAGACGTAACCTGGATGGCATAATCCTTTCCTTCTTTGTCCTGTACGCAGAACCCCAGGTTCGAAGCCTCTCTATACATCGGGCAGTCCATGGCAAGGTATGGGTTGATATACCCCAGTACCTTGATTCCCTTTTCATGAATGGTTTCGATGAATCGGGGGAAATCAGGATACTGTTCCTTGTTGTACTCCCAGTTCCACAAAAGCTGGGACCCGAAGCTGGTTATACGCTTTCCGACCCAGTCCTGCAGCCAGAGGGAGGTTATCGCCTTCGGTGCATACTGCTCGAACTTCCCTAGTTTCTCCAGTACGGCATTGGTTCCCCCCTGCAGGCCCAGACTCATGCCCTTGCCTACCCAAGGGGGAAGCCTGCGTTGCCTTTTCAGCCTTTGGCTGAGTCTTGCAATCGATTCTTTCAGGCTATCGGTTATCCATAGCTCGATTTTCTGGGGGATTTGCCAGAACGTAAGGCAATATTCCTCCTTTGCCTTGAAATCAAAAAGGGCATAGGAAGAGGTCTTTGCAACCACAGCCCTTGTCTTGGTGACAAAGGCTGGCATGGAGAAATAGGTGCTGTAACGGGTTCCGCCTGCATGGGCGGCAAGGTCGCAGGCAAGCTTGACTGCATTCGGTCCCCTACCCAGGCCCTGTTCCTGTACCCAGATGGGAATTTTCCGGTTTTTCAGGTCTACAAAGGAATACTGCTCCCCGCAACCATATATCGGTTCCTCTGCATTACAGCGGAAGCGGATAGAGAATCTGTTTATCTCATATTGTGTATCAGCTGTAAAAACTATGTTCACTGTACCCTTCTCGGCAGTGAGCACAAGCTTTCCATACCCTGCATACCGAAGGGTAATCTGCGTTTCTTCGAT
The sequence above is a segment of the Sphaerochaeta pleomorpha str. Grapes genome. Coding sequences within it:
- a CDS encoding alpha-glucosidase, which gives rise to MFALRNTKKGFEIYFRGTCIIANQEKKPLLRLGKANGEFTGHHGSYTIREQGLLWYDLGDPVVEHIEETQITLRYAGYGKLVLTAEKGTVNIVFTADTQYEINRFSIRFRCNAEEPIYGCGEQYSFVDLKNRKIPIWVQEQGLGRGPNAVKLACDLAAHAGGTRYSTYFSMPAFVTKTRAVVAKTSSYALFDFKAKEEYCLTFWQIPQKIELWITDSLKESIARLSQRLKRQRRLPPWVGKGMSLGLQGGTNAVLEKLGKFEQYAPKAITSLWLQDWVGKRITSFGSQLLWNWEYNKEQYPDFPRFIETIHEKGIKVLGYINPYLAMDCPMYREASNLGFCVQDKEGKDYAIQVTSFDAAIIDLTNPEARSWIKTVIKKNMIAIGLSGWMADFGEFLPTDSVLFDKSDAETTHNLFPVLWSEVNREAIEEAGVSEQCFFFSRSGYLDSGKTMDMCWAGDQMVSYDKDDGLESVVPASLSLGLCALPYWHSDMGGYTTLGWVKRSRDLAIRWAELAVFSPFMRSHEGNKLERNAQYYDDPALVKTIGDLVCLHDVLHPYLQAMEEEYQNTGLPFIREMGIHYPELKPMRSQFLYGRDILVAPVLKKGRKTVKVYLPDDSFTGFQDNKDYAKGWHTCKAELGKPVFFYHRESEVERVLELFREEKGK